One region of Anaeromyxobacter paludicola genomic DNA includes:
- a CDS encoding 4Fe-4S dicluster domain-containing protein, with translation MTAPTATSMQDRTSSGAPELAPATRRRVPCTSCGVCQFCPSQLLIPMILSLYNDALLDSREDAAEEYRRACLDAELGADRCSGCGLCETVCPARIPVPDRLREAHAYLTGAA, from the coding sequence GTGACCGCGCCCACGGCCACGTCGATGCAAGACCGCACGTCTTCGGGAGCGCCGGAGCTCGCGCCCGCGACCCGCCGGCGCGTGCCCTGCACGAGCTGCGGCGTCTGCCAGTTCTGCCCGAGCCAGCTCTTGATCCCGATGATCCTCTCGCTCTACAACGACGCCCTGCTCGACTCGAGGGAAGACGCGGCCGAGGAGTACCGCCGGGCCTGCCTGGACGCGGAGCTGGGCGCGGATCGGTGCAGCGGGTGCGGCCTCTGCGAGACCGTCTGCCCGGCGAGGATCCCGGTTCCCGACAGGCTGCGCGAGGCGCACGCCTATCTCACCGGCGCCGCCTGA
- a CDS encoding S1 family peptidase: protein MAFDRKRAEGALVDVLEGLVGDRIAGMGFRLLDGVIATACHCLPRLQGKVVLPDPDAPGAPPVTVRLRHPATGEVALAALVAADPCSDFALLRALPESVPVPPGAGASFAGIVAGLERLPLARSPLAEQRVSFCTHERRWVEGLARGASITVWDDASRIRRGTSGAPVFDQDGRVVGLVGSNDVRLPSATMCLLAERLPAWALREAAELSERGA from the coding sequence ATGGCCTTTGATCGGAAGCGGGCGGAGGGCGCGCTCGTCGATGTGCTCGAGGGGCTCGTCGGCGACCGGATCGCCGGGATGGGGTTCCGGCTGCTCGACGGCGTGATCGCGACGGCCTGCCACTGCCTGCCGCGACTCCAGGGGAAGGTGGTGCTGCCCGACCCCGACGCGCCGGGCGCGCCTCCGGTGACGGTGCGGCTTCGCCATCCCGCCACGGGAGAGGTCGCGCTCGCGGCGCTGGTCGCCGCCGACCCGTGCTCCGACTTCGCGCTGCTGCGGGCCCTGCCGGAGAGCGTCCCGGTCCCGCCCGGCGCCGGCGCCTCCTTCGCCGGGATCGTCGCGGGGCTCGAGCGCCTGCCTCTCGCGCGGAGCCCGCTCGCGGAGCAACGGGTCTCGTTCTGCACGCACGAGCGGCGCTGGGTGGAGGGGCTGGCGCGCGGCGCGTCGATCACCGTCTGGGACGACGCCAGCCGGATCCGCCGGGGCACCTCGGGCGCTCCGGTGTTCGACCAGGACGGGCGCGTGGTGGGGCTCGTGGGCAGCAACGACGTGCGCCTCCCCAGCGCGACCATGTGCCTGCTCGCGGAGCGGCTCCCGGCGTGGGCGCTGCGCGAGGCCGCCGAGCTTTCGGAAAGAGGAGCGTGA
- the moaA gene encoding GTP 3',8-cyclase MoaA, which produces MSARGTLRDGFGRSLQYLRLSVTDRCNFRCVYCLPGGCPKARGQPLSAEEIARLVRGFAGLGFWKVRVTGGEPCTRADICEVVERIARTPGVRRVGLTTNGHRLASLAAGLRDAGLHALNVSLDSLDRARFAEVTGRDRLPEVVAGIEAAVAAGIPSIKVNTVLLRGLEDTELDRLLDFTRRMPVTVRFIELMQTGDNADFFRRAHLPADEVRQRLAARGWVPQEKSPSDGPAAMYRHPDHQGKAGLIAPYSTGFCASCNRLRVSSTGDLRLCLFGEEQVPLRPLLQRDDQEAELWRTVERAVRAKPESHALREGRCGVARNLAAIGG; this is translated from the coding sequence ATGAGCGCCCGGGGAACACTACGCGATGGCTTCGGCCGGTCCCTCCAGTACCTCCGGCTCTCGGTGACCGACCGCTGCAACTTCCGCTGCGTCTACTGCCTCCCGGGCGGCTGCCCCAAGGCGCGCGGCCAGCCCCTCTCGGCCGAGGAGATCGCGCGCCTGGTCCGCGGCTTCGCCGGCCTCGGCTTCTGGAAGGTCCGCGTGACCGGAGGCGAGCCCTGCACCCGCGCCGACATCTGCGAGGTGGTGGAGCGGATCGCCCGCACGCCGGGGGTGCGCCGGGTGGGGCTCACCACCAACGGCCACCGGCTCGCCTCCCTCGCCGCCGGGCTGCGCGACGCCGGGCTCCACGCGCTCAACGTCAGCCTGGACAGCCTCGATCGCGCCCGCTTCGCCGAGGTCACCGGCCGCGACCGGCTCCCCGAAGTAGTCGCCGGGATCGAGGCGGCGGTGGCCGCGGGCATCCCGTCGATCAAGGTGAACACCGTGCTCCTGCGCGGGCTCGAGGACACGGAGCTCGACCGGCTCCTCGACTTCACCCGCCGCATGCCGGTGACGGTCCGCTTCATCGAGCTCATGCAGACCGGCGACAACGCCGACTTCTTCCGGCGCGCCCACCTCCCGGCCGACGAGGTCCGGCAGCGGCTGGCGGCGCGCGGCTGGGTGCCGCAGGAGAAGAGCCCCAGCGACGGCCCCGCCGCGATGTACCGGCACCCGGACCACCAGGGGAAGGCGGGGCTCATCGCGCCCTACTCGACCGGCTTCTGCGCCTCCTGCAACCGGCTCCGCGTCTCCTCCACCGGCGACCTGCGGCTCTGCCTCTTCGGCGAGGAGCAGGTGCCGCTGCGTCCCCTGCTCCAGCGGGACGATCAGGAGGCCGAGCTCTGGCGGACGGTGGAGCGCGCGGTGAGGGCGAAGCCGGAGTCGCACGCCCTGCGCGAAGGGCGCTGCGGCGTCGCCAGGAACCTCGCCGCCATCGGCGGCTGA
- a CDS encoding NapC/NirT family cytochrome c: MSRSNASRLLRLLTAALVLAGAPLARATDHKDYKASKPSECRDCHGASGVTDTHNAPDFKRQHRLVARKANNNCADCHQQSYCLDCHNGGNVDADLSKTFSRRGEYMPKSHAADFISTHAIKATDDPQSCNRCHEPKFCSDCHARQIQQNRPGMSIRPHKPVFSGGQPDPSWVSFHKTDARRNLRSCQGCHPSKSDCSNFQCHPGLGGR, encoded by the coding sequence ATGTCACGCAGCAACGCATCGAGACTGCTTCGTCTGCTCACCGCGGCCCTGGTCCTCGCCGGCGCGCCGCTGGCCCGGGCGACCGACCACAAGGACTACAAGGCCTCCAAGCCGTCGGAGTGCCGGGACTGCCACGGCGCGTCGGGGGTCACCGACACCCACAACGCCCCCGACTTCAAGCGCCAGCACCGGCTCGTGGCCCGCAAGGCGAACAACAACTGCGCCGACTGCCACCAGCAGTCCTACTGCCTCGATTGCCACAACGGTGGCAACGTGGACGCCGACCTCTCCAAGACCTTCTCGCGGCGCGGGGAGTACATGCCCAAGTCGCACGCGGCCGACTTCATCTCGACCCACGCGATCAAGGCCACCGACGACCCGCAGTCGTGCAACCGCTGCCACGAGCCGAAGTTCTGCTCCGACTGTCACGCCCGGCAGATCCAGCAGAACCGGCCCGGCATGAGCATCCGCCCGCACAAGCCGGTCTTCAGCGGCGGGCAGCCGGACCCGAGCTGGGTCTCGTTCCACAAGACGGACGCGCGCAGGAACCTGCGCTCCTGCCAGGGCTGCCACCCGTCGAAGAGCGACTGCTCGAACTTCCAGTGTCACCCGGGGCTCGGCGGAAGGTAG
- a CDS encoding YidB family protein codes for MGFLDNLTGSLSGGSASSGLARSVMDMIASGQGGGLNGLVQAFQQNGLGHLMDSWIGTGQNLPVSPGQVQQALGPKVQELASQHGMSTDAVSHALSQFLPGLIDHLTPNGQVPQGGVGAGLSALRSKLGI; via the coding sequence ATGGGCTTCCTCGACAACCTCACCGGCTCACTGTCCGGCGGGTCCGCGAGCTCCGGCCTGGCGCGGTCCGTGATGGACATGATCGCGAGCGGGCAGGGCGGCGGACTCAACGGCCTCGTCCAGGCGTTCCAGCAGAACGGGCTCGGCCACCTGATGGACTCCTGGATAGGAACGGGTCAGAACCTCCCGGTCTCGCCGGGGCAGGTCCAGCAGGCGCTCGGGCCGAAGGTGCAGGAGCTCGCGAGCCAGCACGGGATGAGCACGGACGCGGTGAGCCACGCGCTGTCGCAGTTCCTCCCCGGGCTCATCGACCACCTCACGCCGAACGGGCAGGTGCCGCAGGGCGGCGTCGGCGCCGGGCTGTCGGCGCTGCGCTCGAAGCTGGGCATCTGA
- a CDS encoding UBP-type zinc finger domain-containing protein, with translation MCDHLKQFERKRAAPVRPSGHGCQECLETGDPWVHLRLCMTCGHVGCCDDSPNRHATRHHHATSHPVIKSFEPGEDWAWCYLDEDSLDAIAAFPEESPRRHYDPPGAGAPGR, from the coding sequence ATGTGCGACCACCTGAAGCAGTTCGAGCGGAAGCGGGCAGCGCCCGTGCGGCCCAGCGGGCACGGCTGCCAGGAGTGCCTCGAGACCGGCGACCCGTGGGTGCACCTGCGCCTGTGCATGACGTGCGGGCACGTGGGGTGCTGCGACGATTCGCCGAACCGCCACGCCACGCGCCATCACCACGCGACGAGCCACCCGGTCATCAAGTCGTTCGAGCCGGGCGAGGACTGGGCTTGGTGCTACCTCGACGAGGACTCGCTCGACGCCATCGCCGCCTTCCCGGAGGAGTCGCCGCGCCGCCACTACGACCCGCCGGGCGCGGGCGCACCGGGGCGCTGA